A single region of the Montipora capricornis isolate CH-2021 chromosome 13, ASM3666992v2, whole genome shotgun sequence genome encodes:
- the LOC138030078 gene encoding uncharacterized protein, translated as MPFRKSSVTKRPAPKDPAPRPAKKERFPSARMFSAGVSGVEIQEIGNSLYEFPNNYDSSSPATAKSGAMAAKPTKSITHPSLMSESNVLPVSLSVLALFIAHLIDRKYAPATINTYGSAIGYSHKLACLPDPTKVFYINQMLKGLGKLHARFDTRLPINLPIVKQIVLASSAASDSFLEVTLFKAMCSLAFFAILRIGEITGSVDTQSFSF; from the exons ATGCCTTTTAGAAAATCATCAGTGACGAAGCGCCCTGCTCCAAAGGATCCTGCACCCAGACCAGCCAAGAAGGAAAGGTTTCCCAGTGCCAGGATGTTTTCTGCCGGTGTTTCAG GTGTCGAAATTCAAGAGATTGGCAACAGCTTGTATGAATTCCCTAACAACTACGATTCCTCCTCACCTGCAACCGCTAAATCGGGAGCAATGGCGGCGAAACCCACTAAATCTATTACGCATCCATCTTTGATGTCGGAGAGCAATGTTCTTCCGGTGTCACTATCTGTTCTTGCGCTCTTCATTGCTCACTTAATTGATAGGAAATATGCTCCAGCTACAATAAATACTTATGGCTCTGCTATTGGCTATTCACACAAATTAGCATGTTTGCCAGATCCCACAAAAGTTTTCTACATTAATCAGATGCTTAAAGGTCTTGGTAAGCTCCATGCTCGGTTTGATACTAGGTTACCGATTAATCTCCCCATTGTGAAGCAGATTGTTTTGGCGTCGTCAGCTGCTTCTGACTCTTTTTTGGAAGTAACCTTATTCAAAGCAATGTGCTCATTAGCCTTTTTCGCCATCCTACGAATCGGGGAAATTACTGGATCAGTGGACACTCAGAGTTTTTCCTTTTAG